The following coding sequences are from one Streptomyces sp. NBC_01232 window:
- a CDS encoding IS5 family transposase (programmed frameshift) has translation MWDRIEPLMPADPVRGRRWADHRRTLEAIAWKYRTNSPWRDLPDELGSFQTAHKRLVRWAVDGTWERILASVLAAADAADDIDWTVSVDSTVVRAHQHAAGALKKGRRDAGEPADHALGRSRGGLSTKVHLAADGRARPLAFTVTAGQAGDAPAFETVMDRIRVPRTGPGRPRTRPAVVLADRAYSSRAIRAHLRRRGIRAVIPQPSDQIGHRQRRGRHGGRPPGFDREAYKQRNTVERCINRLKQWRGLATRTDKLAIAYQAALHLAGILIWTRH, from the exons ATGTGGGACCGGATCGAGCCGCTGATGCCGGCCGATCCGGTCCGTGGACGGCGGTGGGCCGACCACCGGCGCACCCTGGAAGCCATCGCGTGGAAGTACCGCACCAACTCGCCCTGGCGGGACCTGCCCGACGAGCTCGGGTCGTTCCAGACCGCTCACAAACGGCTGGTCAGATGGGCCGTCGATGGAACCTGGGAACGGATCCTGGCCTCGGTCCTGGCCGCGGCGGACGCCGCCGACGACATCGACTGGACCGTCTCCGTCGATTCGACCGTCGTCCGAGCGCACCAGCACGCCGCCGGAGCACTCAAAAAGGGGCGGCGGGACGCCG GGGAGCCGGCCGATCACGCACTCGGACGCTCCCGCGGAGGCCTGAGCACCAAAGTCCACCTGGCGGCCGACGGCCGGGCCCGCCCCTTGGCCTTCACCGTCACGGCAGGCCAGGCCGGTGACGCACCTGCCTTCGAGACGGTGATGGACCGTATCCGCGTGCCCCGCACCGGTCCGGGCAGGCCCCGAACCAGGCCCGCGGTCGTCCTGGCCGACCGCGCCTACTCCTCACGCGCGATCCGGGCCCATCTGCGGCGCCGGGGAATCCGCGCGGTCATCCCGCAGCCGTCCGACCAGATCGGCCACCGCCAACGGCGAGGCCGTCACGGAGGCCGCCCGCCCGGCTTCGACCGCGAGGCCTACAAGCAACGAAACACCGTCGAACGCTGCATCAACCGCCTCAAGCAATGGCGCGGCCTGGCCACGCGAACCGACAAACTCGCCATCGCCTACCAGGCCGCACTCCACCTCGCCGGCATCCTCATCTGGACCCGACACTGA
- a CDS encoding AMP-binding enzyme, which translates to MAAQRQGSVNVSYVVEGEPANHPQVAEAAIVGVPDADGHEIACAVVVPRKTPPSLATVQRLVADDIPLPQAATIRRGTRLLSDIGRHRRMGHPEPDTFRLDVSTRPAHSTSRKPKPTPRATLLETPHFAEHRSE; encoded by the coding sequence ATGGCAGCGCAGAGACAGGGATCGGTGAACGTCTCGTACGTGGTGGAAGGAGAACCGGCCAACCACCCGCAGGTCGCCGAAGCCGCCATCGTCGGCGTACCCGACGCCGACGGCCATGAGATCGCCTGCGCCGTCGTTGTCCCCCGCAAAACCCCGCCTTCCCTCGCCACCGTCCAACGACTTGTGGCCGACGACATCCCTTTGCCCCAGGCAGCGACGATCCGGCGCGGGACCCGGCTCCTGTCCGACATCGGCCGACACCGGCGCATGGGCCACCCGGAGCCGGATACCTTCCGTCTCGACGTCTCGACACGTCCCGCACACTCCACGAGCAGGAAACCCAAGCCGACGCCCCGGGCCACGCTTCTTGAAACTCCCCACTTCGCTGAACACCGGAGCGAGTGA
- a CDS encoding response regulator transcription factor, whose amino-acid sequence MRVILAEDSTLLREGLARLLVEEGHEVVGAFGDAVTLVAETERLRPDVAVVDIRMPPTHTDEGLRAAVEIRERLPGTGVLVLSQHVERSYAARLLAAGAERVGYLLKDRVAQVEEFLDALERIHAGGAAIDPEVVRQLVVRSAHADPLARLTPREREVLQVLAEGCTNTAIARRLHLSLSAVEKHLNSVFDKLELRGTEGHSPRILAVLRYLEA is encoded by the coding sequence GTGCGTGTGATCCTGGCCGAGGACTCGACCCTGCTGCGGGAGGGCCTGGCCCGACTCCTGGTGGAAGAGGGGCACGAGGTCGTCGGGGCGTTCGGCGACGCGGTGACGCTGGTCGCCGAGACGGAGAGGCTCCGCCCCGACGTGGCCGTCGTGGACATCCGGATGCCGCCGACCCACACCGACGAGGGGCTACGGGCGGCCGTCGAGATCCGCGAACGGCTGCCCGGGACCGGCGTCCTGGTCCTCTCCCAGCACGTCGAGCGGAGCTACGCGGCCCGGCTGCTCGCGGCCGGCGCGGAGCGGGTCGGCTATCTGCTGAAGGATCGGGTGGCGCAGGTCGAGGAGTTCCTCGACGCGCTGGAGCGGATCCACGCGGGCGGCGCGGCGATCGACCCGGAGGTCGTACGGCAGCTGGTGGTGCGCAGCGCGCACGCCGATCCGCTGGCCCGGCTGACCCCGCGCGAGCGGGAGGTGCTCCAGGTGCTCGCGGAGGGGTGCACGAACACGGCCATCGCGCGGCGGCTGCACCTTTCGCTGAGCGCGGTGGAGAAGCACCTCAACTCGGTCTTCGACAAGCTGGAGCTGCGCGGGACCGAGGGCCATAGCCCACGGATCCTCGCGGTGCTGCGGTATCTGGAGGCCTGA
- a CDS encoding sensor histidine kinase, with protein sequence MSGGERGGARTRSAVRRTVGVLAGCLTAPAGLLYLLLAGVPLGAFLLWPRTRPYALGVYGSGARRLVEVERRRRTCFFGDRFPETYGGEGVVRHLAVRSWSGLMCGVVLALLGFGLVLAGLLAGGVVRGTIGTAELLTQLVLGGVLLFLGLQGLFALTALDARLARECFGPSERELLRRRIDELSVSRAAVVRAVDVERRRIERDLHDGVQQRLVALAMLIGRARRGGGRDPERAAQLLGQAHREAQEVLAELREVAWRVYPSALDSLGLEEALGGVAQRCGLPLRIAYEVAAPLPRPVVTAAYFVVSEAVTNAAKHSAASAVSVRVAGPPGGPLTVRIEDDGRGGADPAGSGLTGLRGRVCALDGVLRIDSPLGGPTTIVAELPCV encoded by the coding sequence GTGAGCGGGGGCGAACGGGGCGGCGCGAGAACGCGGTCGGCGGTCCGGCGGACGGTGGGGGTGCTCGCCGGATGCCTGACGGCGCCGGCCGGCCTGCTGTACCTGCTGCTCGCCGGGGTGCCGCTCGGCGCCTTCCTGCTGTGGCCGCGAACGCGGCCGTACGCCCTCGGGGTCTACGGCTCCGGCGCCCGGCGGCTCGTGGAGGTGGAGCGCAGGCGGCGGACCTGCTTCTTCGGCGACCGGTTCCCTGAGACGTACGGGGGCGAGGGCGTGGTCCGCCACCTGGCGGTCCGGTCCTGGTCGGGGCTCATGTGCGGGGTCGTCCTGGCGCTGCTCGGCTTTGGCCTGGTGCTTGCGGGACTGCTGGCAGGCGGGGTGGTGCGCGGGACCATCGGGACCGCGGAGCTGCTGACGCAGCTCGTCCTCGGGGGCGTCCTGCTGTTCCTCGGCCTCCAGGGACTGTTCGCGCTGACCGCGCTCGACGCCCGGCTGGCCCGGGAGTGCTTCGGGCCGTCCGAGCGGGAGCTGCTGCGGCGCCGGATCGACGAGCTCTCGGTCAGCAGGGCCGCCGTCGTGCGGGCCGTGGATGTGGAGCGGCGGCGGATCGAGCGCGACCTCCACGACGGGGTGCAGCAGCGGCTCGTGGCGCTCGCGATGCTCATCGGGCGGGCACGCCGGGGCGGTGGGCGGGATCCGGAGCGGGCGGCGCAGCTGCTGGGCCAGGCGCACCGGGAGGCCCAGGAGGTGCTGGCCGAACTGCGCGAGGTGGCCTGGCGGGTGTACCCGTCGGCGCTGGACAGCCTCGGCCTGGAGGAGGCGCTCGGCGGGGTGGCGCAGCGGTGCGGGCTGCCGCTGCGGATCGCGTACGAGGTGGCGGCGCCGCTCCCACGCCCGGTGGTGACAGCCGCGTACTTCGTCGTCTCCGAGGCCGTCACCAACGCGGCCAAGCACTCCGCCGCCTCGGCCGTCTCGGTGCGGGTCGCGGGGCCGCCCGGCGGCCCGCTCACCGTGCGGATCGAGGACGACGGCCGGGGCGGCGCGGATCCGGCGGGCAGCGGCCTGACCGGGCTGCGCGGACGGGTCTGCGCGCTCGACGGCGTCCTGCGGATCGACAGCCCCCTCGGGGGCCCCACCACCATCGTCGCGGAGCTGCCGTGCGTGTGA
- a CDS encoding DedA family protein yields the protein MTPFSTTLAQEPAGGIAGWAAGLVDTLGGPGAGLAIALENLFPPLPSEVILPLTGFAAGQGVLSLASALFWTTLGSVVGALALYGIGALFGRERMHALWARLPLVKVSDLERTEAWFRRHGAKAVLLGRMVPIFRSLISVPAGVERMPVPLFLLLTTVGSLAWNSVLVFAGYALGDRWELVESYVGVASKAVVVLVLAAGATWLTVRLRARGAAARHRRA from the coding sequence ATGACGCCGTTCTCGACCACTCTCGCCCAGGAGCCGGCCGGCGGCATCGCCGGCTGGGCGGCCGGCCTCGTCGACACGCTCGGCGGGCCGGGCGCGGGCCTCGCCATCGCCCTGGAGAATCTGTTCCCGCCGCTGCCGAGCGAGGTGATCCTGCCGCTGACCGGCTTCGCCGCCGGGCAGGGCGTGCTGAGCCTCGCCTCCGCCCTGTTCTGGACGACGCTGGGTTCGGTGGTGGGCGCGCTGGCCCTGTACGGGATCGGGGCGCTCTTCGGCCGGGAGCGGATGCACGCGCTGTGGGCGCGGCTGCCGCTGGTGAAGGTCTCGGACCTGGAGCGGACCGAGGCGTGGTTCCGGCGGCACGGCGCGAAGGCGGTGCTCCTGGGCCGGATGGTGCCGATCTTCCGCAGCCTGATCTCGGTGCCGGCCGGGGTGGAGCGGATGCCGGTCCCGCTCTTCCTCCTGCTCACCACCGTGGGCAGCCTGGCCTGGAACAGCGTCCTGGTCTTCGCCGGCTACGCCCTCGGAGACCGTTGGGAACTGGTCGAGTCGTACGTGGGCGTGGCCTCCAAGGCCGTCGTCGTCCTGGTCCTCGCGGCCGGCGCGACCTGGCTGACGGTACGGCTCCGGGCCCGCGGGGCGGCCGCCCGCCACCGGCGCGCATAG
- a CDS encoding dienelactone hydrolase family protein, translating into MTTITTRTVEYPADGLTMTGHLALPAGVDRRPAVLLGPEGTGLSDVERRRADALAELGYVALAFDLHGGRYLGDPEEMLARCLPLLADPDRMRGIGHAALDVLRTEPRTDPDRIAAVGYGTGGAIGLELGRGGVSLRAIGTVNALTTGRPGEAARIRCPVWAGVGSEDPIMPPAQRDAFTAEMQAAGIDWRLTVYGGALHAFHHPPVGHPTVPGVGHHPQHAQRAWRDVVGLLAECLPVTEDLGA; encoded by the coding sequence ATGACGACGATTACGACGCGCACGGTCGAGTACCCGGCGGACGGTTTGACGATGACCGGTCACCTCGCGCTCCCGGCCGGTGTCGACCGCCGGCCCGCGGTGCTGCTCGGACCAGAGGGCACGGGGCTCAGCGACGTCGAGCGCCGCCGGGCCGATGCTCTCGCCGAGCTGGGATACGTAGCACTGGCCTTCGATCTTCACGGCGGGCGCTATTTGGGCGACCCCGAGGAGATGCTGGCCCGTTGCCTGCCGCTGCTCGCTGATCCCGACCGGATGCGGGGCATCGGCCATGCGGCGCTCGACGTGCTGCGCACCGAACCGCGGACCGACCCCGACCGGATAGCCGCCGTCGGTTACGGCACCGGGGGCGCCATCGGGCTGGAACTCGGGCGCGGCGGCGTCAGCCTGCGCGCGATCGGGACAGTCAACGCGCTGACCACGGGCCGGCCCGGCGAGGCGGCGCGCATCCGCTGCCCGGTGTGGGCCGGGGTCGGGTCGGAAGACCCGATCATGCCGCCCGCGCAACGGGACGCGTTCACCGCCGAGATGCAGGCCGCGGGCATCGACTGGCGCCTCACGGTCTACGGCGGCGCCCTGCACGCCTTCCACCACCCGCCGGTCGGCCACCCCACGGTCCCCGGCGTCGGCCACCACCCACAGCACGCACAACGAGCCTGGCGCGACGTCGTCGGCCTGCTCGCCGAATGCCTGCCCGTGACGGAGGATCTGGGGGCATGA
- a CDS encoding UDP-N-acetylmuramoyl-L-alanyl-D-glutamate--2,6-diaminopimelate ligase has protein sequence MKLSALLAGQEHHVLQGDPDTTLITAGTTFDADRVMPGSLFIAVPGHREGGPGAVSPALARGAAAVLVDGREPDLPAAAWPPGTCTVRVPDTRTAAAVVSSRYFGEPGRHMDMVAITGTNGKTSISYMVESVLRIAEGSSVGVIGTAGSRIGDEPIPMPPSVLTTPESPDLQYLLGYMRDRGAAGVVLEATSMALLTHRVDRTFIDVGVFTNLTQDHLDDHGTMANYRDAKLRLFQGLCRRAVVNADDPVGAGIVSMMPGAVTTYALDRPADYRATDLVVTASGTRFTLHHDGRAYPASIPVPGRFSVANALATVAACHVLGHELGALVDALDRMPPVPGRLERFRTPLGTSVIVDYAHSPDSLDKVLTTIRGFARARVITVFGCGGDRDTSKRVEMGRIAGTHSDLCVLTSDNPRNEDPEAILDQVAPGLTATGTPFRRYADRRRAIAFALSEAGPDDTVLIAGKGSEPHQIVGEKLLPFSDMATVRELAQI, from the coding sequence GTGAAGCTGAGCGCATTGCTGGCCGGGCAGGAGCACCACGTTCTCCAGGGTGATCCGGACACAACGCTGATCACCGCGGGAACCACCTTCGACGCCGACCGGGTGATGCCGGGCTCGCTCTTCATCGCCGTACCCGGGCACCGGGAAGGCGGCCCCGGCGCCGTCTCGCCCGCGCTGGCCCGGGGCGCCGCCGCCGTGCTCGTCGACGGCCGTGAACCCGACCTGCCGGCCGCGGCATGGCCCCCAGGCACCTGTACCGTCCGGGTACCCGACACGCGTACGGCCGCCGCGGTGGTGAGCTCCCGCTACTTCGGCGAGCCCGGGCGGCACATGGACATGGTGGCGATCACCGGCACCAACGGGAAGACCTCCATCTCGTACATGGTCGAGTCCGTTCTGCGGATCGCCGAGGGCTCCAGCGTGGGGGTGATCGGAACCGCCGGAAGCAGGATCGGCGACGAGCCGATCCCCATGCCGCCATCGGTGCTGACCACACCGGAATCTCCCGACCTGCAGTACCTGCTGGGGTACATGCGCGACCGCGGGGCCGCCGGCGTGGTGCTGGAAGCCACCTCGATGGCACTGCTGACGCACCGGGTCGACCGGACGTTCATCGACGTCGGGGTCTTCACCAACCTCACGCAGGACCATCTGGACGACCACGGGACGATGGCGAACTACCGGGACGCCAAGCTGCGGCTCTTCCAGGGCCTGTGCCGGCGTGCGGTGGTCAATGCCGACGACCCGGTGGGCGCGGGCATCGTGTCGATGATGCCGGGGGCGGTGACCACGTACGCCCTGGACCGTCCGGCCGACTACCGGGCCACCGACCTCGTGGTGACTGCCTCGGGCACGCGGTTCACCCTCCATCACGACGGACGCGCCTACCCGGCCTCGATTCCCGTCCCCGGCCGCTTCTCGGTGGCCAATGCGCTGGCCACCGTGGCGGCCTGCCACGTGCTGGGGCACGAGCTGGGCGCCCTGGTCGACGCGCTCGACCGCATGCCGCCGGTCCCGGGCCGGCTGGAACGCTTCCGGACCCCGCTGGGCACGTCGGTGATCGTGGACTATGCCCACTCGCCGGACTCCCTGGACAAGGTCCTCACCACCATCAGGGGTTTCGCCCGCGCCCGGGTGATCACGGTCTTCGGCTGCGGCGGGGACCGCGACACCTCCAAGCGGGTCGAGATGGGCCGGATCGCCGGGACCCATTCCGACCTCTGCGTCCTGACCTCGGACAACCCCCGCAACGAGGACCCCGAGGCCATCCTGGACCAGGTGGCCCCCGGCCTCACGGCGACCGGCACCCCCTTCCGGCGCTATGCCGACCGCCGCCGGGCGATCGCCTTCGCCCTGTCCGAGGCGGGCCCCGACGACACGGTCCTGATCGCCGGCAAGGGCAGCGAACCGCACCAGATCGTCGGCGAAAAGCTGCTCCCCTTCAGCGACATGGCCACGGTGCGCGAGCTGGCCCAGATCTAA
- a CDS encoding TetR/AcrR family transcriptional regulator C-terminal domain-containing protein, with amino-acid sequence MPEQPQEPRRIPLSRDRVLRAAVAFADGSGIEALSMRRLAQELGVVPMALYKHVANKEELLDGMVEVVVAGIGGRAPGSDWKSAVRGRILGARGALLAHTWAAQVIRSRTGPTPAVLAYLDSVIAMFRAGGFSLDLTHHVMHALGSRVLGFTEELFDDPASTAPQDERAQAAAYEEMARRYPHVTELARSVAHDRGSVIGTGCDDGFEFEFALDLLLEGFERLHAQGWRSAP; translated from the coding sequence ATGCCCGAGCAGCCGCAGGAACCACGCCGGATCCCCTTGAGCCGGGACCGGGTGCTGCGCGCCGCCGTCGCCTTCGCCGACGGCTCCGGCATCGAGGCGCTGAGCATGCGCCGGCTCGCCCAGGAGCTGGGCGTCGTACCGATGGCGCTCTACAAGCACGTGGCCAACAAGGAGGAGTTGCTGGACGGCATGGTGGAGGTCGTCGTCGCCGGGATCGGGGGCCGGGCCCCCGGATCCGACTGGAAGAGCGCGGTCCGCGGGCGGATCCTCGGCGCGCGCGGCGCCCTCCTCGCCCATACCTGGGCGGCCCAGGTGATCCGTTCACGCACCGGCCCGACCCCGGCCGTACTCGCCTACCTGGACTCCGTGATCGCGATGTTCCGGGCCGGCGGCTTCTCCCTCGACCTCACCCACCACGTGATGCACGCCCTCGGCAGCCGGGTGCTGGGCTTCACCGAGGAGCTGTTCGACGACCCGGCGAGCACCGCACCGCAGGACGAGCGGGCGCAGGCGGCCGCGTACGAGGAGATGGCCCGGCGCTACCCCCACGTCACCGAACTGGCCCGGTCGGTGGCCCACGACCGGGGTTCCGTCATCGGCACGGGCTGCGACGACGGGTTCGAGTTCGAATTCGCGCTGGACCTCCTCCTCGAGGGATTCGAACGTCTCCACGCGCAGGGCTGGAGGTCGGCCCCTTAG
- a CDS encoding DUF4386 domain-containing protein, with amino-acid sequence MSSTRRTAVVAGVLFLVTEVAAIGGLALYRPVLHDAGYVIGPGADTRVFLGALCEFVLVLAVTGTGAVLYPVLRKRNGGAAVGYVCGRLLEAAVIVMGIIGVLSVVTLRRQAEGAAGADDASLVTVGRALVAFHDWTFLFGPNFVLGANTLVLAALMYSARLVPRYIAVLGLVGGAMICASATAVLFGIYEQVSVAGSLAALPVFAWEVTLAVRLLRKGFDEGADERADTFADARVGEGARVG; translated from the coding sequence ATGAGCTCAACCAGGAGAACCGCGGTCGTCGCGGGAGTGCTGTTCCTCGTCACCGAGGTCGCCGCGATCGGTGGCCTCGCGCTCTACCGCCCCGTCCTGCACGACGCCGGGTACGTCATAGGTCCCGGCGCCGACACCCGCGTGTTCCTGGGGGCGTTGTGCGAATTCGTACTCGTCCTGGCGGTCACGGGCACCGGGGCCGTGCTGTATCCCGTCCTGCGGAAACGGAACGGAGGGGCCGCCGTCGGCTACGTCTGCGGCCGCCTGCTGGAGGCCGCCGTCATCGTCATGGGCATCATCGGCGTGCTGTCGGTCGTGACCCTCAGGAGGCAGGCCGAGGGCGCGGCGGGCGCCGACGACGCTTCCCTGGTCACGGTCGGCCGTGCTCTGGTGGCCTTTCACGACTGGACGTTCCTGTTCGGGCCGAACTTCGTGCTGGGCGCCAACACCCTGGTGCTGGCGGCCCTGATGTACAGCGCGCGGCTCGTGCCGCGGTACATCGCGGTCCTCGGGCTGGTCGGCGGGGCGATGATCTGCGCCTCGGCGACGGCCGTGCTGTTCGGGATCTACGAGCAGGTCTCGGTGGCGGGGTCGCTGGCCGCCCTGCCCGTGTTCGCCTGGGAGGTGACCCTGGCCGTCCGGCTGCTCCGCAAGGGCTTCGACGAAGGCGCCGACGAACGCGCCGACACTTTCGCCGACGCACGCGTTGGCGAAGGTGCCCGCGTCGGGTGA